In Sodalis ligni, a single genomic region encodes these proteins:
- a CDS encoding SDR family oxidoreductase, with product MNFAINDKVALVTGAGGGLGRAIALALAAEEAAVAVTGRTAATIEETVALIEQAGGRARRYILDLARPETFDGVLAEIRRDLGPIGILVNNSGGPPPGKASGVEPRVWQEQFNAMVASLIQLTDKVLPDMRQAGWGRIVTSTSSGVVAPIANLAISNSLRMALIGWSKTLAGEVAREGITANVIVPGRIATARVSQLDAARAGRENISQQQVKANSLATIPAGRYGEPEEYGAAVAFLASRQASYITGSVLRVDGGMIPAC from the coding sequence ATGAATTTCGCGATAAATGACAAAGTGGCGCTGGTTACCGGGGCCGGCGGAGGTCTCGGACGCGCCATCGCGCTGGCGCTGGCGGCGGAGGAGGCTGCCGTGGCGGTAACCGGCCGCACGGCGGCCACCATAGAGGAAACCGTAGCGCTTATTGAGCAGGCCGGCGGTCGGGCGCGGCGCTATATCCTGGATCTGGCCCGGCCGGAGACGTTTGACGGCGTGCTGGCGGAGATCCGCCGGGATCTCGGCCCCATCGGTATTCTGGTGAACAATTCCGGCGGACCGCCCCCCGGCAAAGCCAGCGGCGTCGAGCCGCGGGTCTGGCAGGAGCAGTTTAACGCCATGGTGGCGTCGCTGATTCAACTGACCGATAAAGTGCTGCCGGATATGCGCCAGGCGGGATGGGGCCGGATTGTGACCAGCACGTCTTCCGGCGTCGTGGCGCCTATTGCCAATCTGGCGATATCCAACAGCCTGCGGATGGCGCTGATCGGCTGGTCAAAAACCTTGGCCGGTGAAGTGGCGCGCGAGGGCATAACCGCCAACGTTATTGTCCCGGGCCGTATCGCCACCGCCCGTGTCAGCCAGCTGGATGCCGCCCGCGCCGGACGCGAGAATATCAGTCAGCAGCAGGTAAAGGCCAATAGCCTGGCGACGATTCCGGCGGGCCGCTACGGCGAGCCGGAAGAGTATGGCGCGGCGGTGGCGTTTCTCGCCAGCCGGCAGGCGTCCTACATCACCGGATCCGTACTGCGCGTAGACGGCGGCATGATCCCTGCCTGCTAA
- a CDS encoding tetratricopeptide repeat protein encodes MHWKCKAWALLAGFYAATGFASQEEQIKTDCGKIDGYGQAGTAAYRQGDMARAVEEFTAQAAWGEFCRLPAPALATAYNNTALALFRSGEPLKANAWLSLAPDDPKSRVNLALLQPILARLAPALAATPMGNYWRYAGQGVWSVLSVVPADGNAWKITFNGYYMPGMGMYYGPNMGSFSVVEPISDGKATYSQDAADSGSACQVNMTFSPGDVQLDTVSGDCGFGMNVRADGKFLRVSLY; translated from the coding sequence ATGCACTGGAAATGTAAAGCGTGGGCATTGCTGGCCGGGTTCTATGCCGCTACCGGTTTTGCGTCGCAGGAAGAACAGATCAAAACCGACTGCGGCAAGATAGACGGCTATGGGCAGGCGGGAACGGCGGCCTACCGGCAGGGAGATATGGCCCGCGCCGTTGAAGAGTTTACCGCCCAGGCTGCCTGGGGGGAATTTTGCCGCCTGCCGGCGCCGGCGCTTGCCACCGCTTATAATAATACCGCGCTGGCCTTGTTTCGATCCGGTGAACCCTTGAAAGCCAACGCCTGGCTTTCACTGGCGCCGGACGATCCTAAAAGCCGGGTGAATCTGGCGCTGCTCCAACCGATATTGGCGCGGCTTGCTCCCGCGCTGGCGGCCACGCCGATGGGGAATTACTGGCGTTATGCCGGTCAGGGCGTGTGGAGCGTGCTGTCGGTCGTGCCCGCGGACGGCAATGCCTGGAAAATCACCTTTAACGGATATTACATGCCCGGCATGGGGATGTATTATGGTCCGAACATGGGTTCTTTTTCGGTGGTAGAGCCCATTAGCGATGGCAAGGCTACCTATAGCCAGGACGCCGCTGACAGCGGTTCGGCCTGCCAGGTGAATATGACCTTTTCCCCAGGCGACGTGCAGCTTGATACGGTCTCTGGGGATTGCGGCTTTGGTATGAACGTCCGGGCCGACGGCAAGTTTTTGCGGGTTTCGCTCTATTGA
- a CDS encoding NAD(P)H-quinone oxidoreductase: MTAVAIPSVMQAIDIRQPGGPEQLVAIEMPVPRPDAGYLLVRVAAAGVNRPDVMQRAGSYPPPPGASLIPGLEIAGEVVAVGPDVSRFAVGDKVCALIAGGGYAEYCVVHETNALPIPRGFSLLQAAALPETFFTVWANLFQRGKLQAGEILLVHGGTSGIGTVSIMLAKAFGATVLTTVGSEEKCAAAIKLGADSAINYRTHDFVAETKRLTGGHGADVIVDLVAGDYVARNYAAAAVEGRILQIGIQHGPAKELNLMPLLSKRLTHTGTTLRPRSIEEKAAIAADLQEKVWPLLADGRLQPLIDSTFPLYRACDAHTTMEASTHIGKIMLVTPGYADLLV, encoded by the coding sequence ATGACCGCAGTTGCCATCCCCTCAGTAATGCAAGCGATTGATATCAGACAGCCCGGCGGACCGGAGCAATTAGTGGCTATTGAAATGCCGGTTCCCCGGCCGGATGCGGGTTATTTGCTGGTGAGAGTGGCGGCGGCGGGGGTCAACCGTCCCGATGTGATGCAGCGGGCGGGATCATATCCGCCCCCTCCCGGCGCCTCCCTGATTCCCGGACTGGAAATCGCCGGTGAAGTGGTGGCCGTGGGCCCGGATGTCAGCCGTTTTGCAGTGGGAGATAAGGTCTGCGCCCTGATTGCCGGCGGCGGTTACGCCGAATATTGCGTCGTCCATGAAACCAACGCGCTCCCTATCCCACGCGGCTTCTCTTTATTGCAGGCGGCGGCGCTGCCGGAGACATTTTTTACCGTCTGGGCCAACCTGTTCCAGCGCGGGAAACTCCAGGCCGGCGAAATCCTGCTGGTGCATGGCGGGACCTCCGGTATCGGTACGGTTTCCATCATGCTGGCAAAAGCGTTCGGCGCCACGGTCCTGACCACCGTGGGGTCGGAGGAAAAATGCGCGGCGGCCATTAAGCTTGGCGCCGACAGCGCCATTAATTACCGCACCCATGATTTTGTCGCCGAAACGAAACGGCTGACCGGCGGGCACGGCGCGGATGTGATTGTGGATTTGGTCGCCGGCGATTATGTGGCCAGAAACTATGCCGCGGCGGCGGTGGAAGGCCGCATTTTGCAAATCGGTATACAGCACGGTCCGGCCAAGGAACTCAATTTGATGCCGTTGTTATCCAAACGTTTGACCCACACCGGCACCACGTTACGTCCGAGGTCAATTGAGGAAAAAGCGGCCATTGCCGCTGATTTGCAGGAGAAAGTCTGGCCGTTGCTGGCGGATGGCCGTTTGCAGCCGCTAATCGATAGCACCTTTCCTTTATACCGGGCCTGCGATGCCCATACCACGATGGAGGCCAGCACGCATATCGGCAAGATAATGCTGGTGACGCCGGGTTACGCCGACCTGTTGGTCTGA